A window of Megachile rotundata isolate GNS110a chromosome 11, iyMegRotu1, whole genome shotgun sequence genomic DNA:
AATGTACTGTACAGAAGGATGGAGACAGCGAGGAAAAGAAAGAAGTGCCATCTAGTGAAAAACCAGTAGTTGTACGATTTAAGCGTGTAAGAAAATCGGAACTGTCGTTGTTAAGTGATGAAGCGGAGTCTTTCATGTTCGGAGAACTTAAGCGAGAGGATTCGAGCGAAATCAGCGACGGAGAACAGAGCAGTGTTTTACCGAGAGATACCGAAAGCGAATGCAACGGTACCGCAAACTCGATATGTCCCAGTTCGTCCTTTGACTCTAGTTTACCCATCAAGTCAGAAGTCGTCGAAGAAGATTCACAGGACTCCATCGCGAACGTGGGCCGAGCCAGAAAGAGAAGACGAACGCAGGCCGAGGCTCTCATCAAAGACAACGTCGACTACTACAAATTCGAAACACCAGGCAGTAGATTAAGGTATCAAGCTCCCCTGACCGGCATCAAGGAACCGATGACCGAACAAACAGACAAACCAGAAGAAACTGCGGAGACAGCAGAAAAAGATGTGGAGAAGATGTATCCGTCCAAACCCTCGCCAGAGGTTGAAAAAATGCAATTCTCTTTTGAGGCCATACCGAAATCCGAACCGTGGTATCAAACGTACCAGCGTCAGGACAACGGAGCCGAATTCTGGCACTACTTCAGCGAAGGAGACACGAAGAAGCCGTTTCTTTTACCCTAcgagattgaaaattttcacgaaattttgttaaaaaatcaaaatagGAACGAGAGCAAGAAAAAGGGTCGCGGACGAAGCGTAGGTTGCGTCGGACGGTCTCCCAGAAAGAGCCCCCGTTGCCACGCGTCTACGTTAGCTATTATGTCGACGATAATTAGGAAAAGAGAACAACAGCAGCACACCTCGGTTTCGTGTACGTTAGACGAATGCCACTCCGTCAGGTCGCGGACGAACACTCCCAAGCCTGATCACAAGCTCGAGTCAAAATCGGACATAGACGAGGAACTGAAGGAGATGGTGAAGACCATCGACGAGATGCTCAACGCAGACAACTTAGGGTTGGCCGACTCGTTCGAGCTGGACACGCAAATGGAATTGAACCCCGACGAACCAAACATTCCCAAGGGACCACCTTCGAATCTGCTCGAGTTGCTGGACAGTTGTCACGAGATTACTAATTGTTTAGAGAACTCCTCGTGCGCGAGTTCCGAGTGCGGCGAAGGCAACATCGAGTCGCCGCTGAAGCGgaggaaaaagaggaaaaacAGAACAGGGTGGCCCGGTAACAAAATGAAAAGGAAACTCCAAAGTAAGCCTCTGACAGATGACTGCGAAAGTTTATTGGATAAAGAACGGAAAAACGTGCAGGTCACGAACAGCGCTTCTAGGTTGACGGAAGAAGCTACGAGACTAGCGCAAGAGGAACACGCGTTGGGTTTCGAGCAGAGAAAAGAAGATGGACGGTTGTTCGAGACGTACTCCTCTACCACGTGCCAGGAGACGGAGAAGAAAGATCAGAATATGGAGCTACTTGATAATTCCGCGTTACATATGAATGCGGAGGCTTGCATAGATTCCATCGCGTCCGACATCTGCAACGACAGCGACTTTGCATTGAACGAAGACTACGCGTTCAGGAAAAACTTGTCCGAGTCTGAAGAAATCTCCGAGAACGACCCTGGGAACGACGAGAACCACGAAAATGTCTTTCGAAAGGATGTTAATTCTATGTCCGAGCGACGGTTCATCTCGAAAACGGCTATAAAAAAACGTCAGCGAGATAACGCATCTTCGGAGACGTGCGAGACGCGCGTGGACCTTGAGAAGCACGATATTTTATGCAGGAAGGATTCAGAGTCCGGAATAATTCACAGAAAACATCATCGCTCGAACGAGTTGGCGAGAAAACGGCAGCAGAAGAATCATCCTGAAAATTCTGACACGGAGATCGGGCATCACGATAATGCGTACAAAAAGAAAGTGACCTCGCGTAAACGAATGTATCCTAAGAAGCGCGCGAAAAAGAACAATGTAACCTCGGACGTGGTGTTCGACGACGAGAACTGTAAAAAAGATTCGTATTTAAGTATTAACTGTAAAAAACAGAGCCTGAAGAGCGTGAAGCGACAGACTGATACTATGTCGTCGGAAGCGCGGGATTCCGACGTAGAGTGTGCGTTGTCTGGGCGGGTTAGTCCTACGATTATGGCGAGTTCGGAGCTTAAACAGAGACGCTCGAGTATCGAATTTCAGCCGGTTGTTAGAATGATGAAGATCGACGACAAAGTCGAGACGGACCACAGTATTCTTTCGGTTACGATCGCGAGTAACAGACGGTTAAGAAGTTCCAGTTCTTCGAGATCAAATACTCAACCACCGAAGAAACGTTTGAAGACCAATCGCGGTCAGTTCGGGAGGTGGTTGAAAAATAGCTGAAATCCTCGATAAACTTTTTGTTATAGGTTAACTTTCAGTGTCGAGATGAATTTTTCGGAAATCTCGAGGCTGAAATTTAATCTATATTCGTCAAATGTACAtttgtgtataaaatattatttgtgtATGTAGAATAGTATTTAACATTATTGGCACCATTGATAgagtttttattaatattttccttAATGTCTATTTCTGATAATTCTTTTGAAAACGTTGTACATTCGCATACAGCCTTTCTTGAATAAGAAGTATGTAATTCTACGGTTTgtgaagttttattttattttatatcgtaCGTGAGGAACGTATATGACTTCATTTCATTCGTGAGAACGGACGTAGAATACGAGGCTGTATGAAAGCTTTATCATAGCACATAACAATCATTTTCCGTTACAAAATGCATCATTGACTGTAACGTTATGTATTGATGAAATCCCTTATGCAAGGGGTacactaaatattttatttcaaagaaaataatGTATGTAAGTCTTTTATGATTTCGAAAAAGAGATGACTATTAAAGATATGAATTTTCCATTAAAAATCAAGAATGAATTGTACGTGCTCCTGATccttattatttcatatttatctactatgaattacaatcataatatggtgcTGAATAATACCAtgtcttaaattttatttcaaaatgtatTGTGATACTTaaagtaaaacttttttaagtAATTATATTATCTTCATTTGATGTTTTCACGTTTTTGGAATTCTTCTTTTAAACGTGCTAACTTCTTCTGTTTTTGTTTCCTCTTCAAAGAGTCTTTTTGTTGCAGCTGCAGTTCTTGATTTTGGAGAGACCTCTCCCCGTTGATTAAATTGTCCAATTTTGTTAAAAGCAATTCTCtagcaatttttctatttttatctaAACTTCTGGTTTCATGGCACTTAACAGTCAATCCTGTGGGTTTGTGTTTTATAACTACTGCATTTGATGTTTTGTTTGTTGCTTGACCACCGGGTCCACTTCCTTTTACAAACTGTTCTTCCAAGTCGCTTTCTTCGAGTTTAGGAACATTTGTGTAGTCTAAAAAACGTTTATAAGATTTATACCGAATTTGGTTATCAGTATTTATAACACTGATCAAACTATTTTGATAACTCAACAGTTGATAATTTTTGTTCAGaaaatacttcaaatttgaTGTTAATTTTAACGACGTGAACATTGTAGAATTACAGTTTTGTTACAGATAATTATACAACTCGTTGTTCTTGCAATAACTTTTGCCCCTTCTGAAAAAgtgcaaatataaattataggttaagtgCAATAAATTATTAGATAAATATTACAAGAAAAAAAACAGATTAAAAGTCTGTAACATTACCTGTAATTGCAATTCGATTTGCTTTTGATCGGTTatatctttattttctttaaaattgctACGAATTTTATACCGAAAGTATGCCTTGtctgtatattttaaattttcaccgTAACGTAACAAATCTTTGTATAATCTCAAAATTGCTTGTCTCATTCTGTActtttgtaacaaaattaagaaatatattttggtgtcaaatgtatattatttatttgtttatgttTGCATATGAATTACTGGAAAGCAAGTGTCCTAACCTATCTTCATTGGCGCTGCATTCTGAGGCATATCAGATAAATCATTTCAATTGTTTTTTAAATCGTGAAATATACATTACTTGAACAGATCAAAACGttaatagttttaatattaatgaagcgtattttgttaataataatattcgaattaaatgaaaattcagaaacagatgaattatttaaatatcatataaagtaataatttatttaaaaaactatagtTCCAGTAAAAAATAGTTGagaaattatttgttttataaatatgatGATCGATTTTAATTCGATACATATAATTGttcttaaaattcttgaaattccatCTCAAACATTTTTTGAGTTATAAGTATACCATTCATCTGCAATTCTGTTGTTATCTCAGTGATTAGTTCTTCTATTAATTTGTCAGAGATCCTGATGAAAAAAAAAtcatcaataaaaatttatgaaataaatataattttatattcttacCATGCTACAATGTTCCATGGTTTATTTTGAGTATTACTAGAATACATTGGCTTTGACTGACATTGTTTTTGATATTCCAATCTATAGGATAGAAATTGTAATTCGGTTTCTTTTGAAACAGTTAACATTACTTTATCTTTGGTATTCGCAGTCTTTTTGTCATCATTAtcctaaaaatttattatgagaACACATTTTTTGATTATATGAATCAAATTGTTTACCTTCAATGTAGTTTCACAATCTGCCTGACATGAAACATTGCATTGTGtcgttttagaaattttatccGTAGATGACATGCAAATCAGTCGGACATTTGCATCCTGTTTCTGAACATTAGATGACCTATcattgtacaaaaatatttaatttgcctACAGTTTAACTAGACTATCATAATTTATACTCTTTTTACCCATTTAATTTCGAGTCATATTGGTCAGAATCTTCGTCTGTCAACGGTGCTTTAGTATCGGAATCTTTAGGAGATtgatatttttgcaaaaattcaaTTAGTGCCTCCACTGATGTTTCCGAAACTGGTTTCTCTTTTGATTCAATTTTCTATTGATATTATAATGtacaatacaaatattttataatcgaAGGCTTAAACTgcaaatgaattaatatttaattattactacTGTTACCTTTTTTGAAACTAACGTGACCAAACCGCTTAACACAGGAGCTAGAGTAGCTAAATGTTCTTTGCTAATGGCtgttacttttttaaataaatcatcGTCGTTAGTAACATCCTCGACTTTTTGacatatttctttcttttttgtaTGCTTTGATTGACATATGTCTACAGAAGATTTCTTCCTTGTCGCAGTAGGCTGttccacatttttatatttggtatGGGTGTTTCGGTTACTATCCTAGTTTGtaagattaaattttaattgtttttaaaatattaaaagctaCAGTATATACTAGCATATCTCACATGTTCAGAATCTAGTGATACCCCATCCATCATAGTTTTAATTTCATCTTCTTTTAGGCAGCTTGCATTTTTCATGGAACCAGTTTGAACTATCTCTTTAGAAGATGATGTACATGATACAGGACTAGGATACAATAATTCAGGTACTGAACAATGTTGGACatacaaattcttagattctacAACATTGTTCTTTGTTTCTTTTTGACAAGTATAGCCTGAAAACcatatgtttaaatttataaagtatttaaatatataatgttATGTTATAATGTAAAACCTTGAACAGATATTATATACTTTTTCttcttaaaatattctttttcttttgattATTCTTGGATATTTTAACGTCCATATTGTACATGCTTAGCCGACCAGACAAATTTTTTCGATTAACGTGTCCTTTGTGGCGTGATGATACTGGTGCCAGAGTCACAGTAGATTcactatttttatattgtggAAGTCGATTTTTATTCTCTaaacttaattttaagttaGACAAAATAGTATCACATTTTTCTCGAAGATCCTTTCcctaaaaaaaagaaaggaggaAAATTTCGCGatacagtaaaattattaataattaaaatgaagaaattttaataataacatttttgtttAACGTATATTACCAGGGATGTGATAGTCGTATCTCCTGAACAAAAATAATTGGCAGAGATCTCAACTTTATCACAAATA
This region includes:
- the LOC100881410 gene encoding uncharacterized protein LOC100881410 isoform X1, with the protein product MVSPSKIQHPEHKQSPKETKPSKHSHGHTQKNLKPLEGKSFYLDIKNHATTTKIETKIKDLGGVIELFLVRSVSLVISDRVDKSGYVNFEKHKWGCASGGSGGPPSLRSLETPTPVPTPPTSFFSPECPLSNTTNIRGQTTQRSKSRVDAMLERALTQPQQCSVDPLYNAQSWGIPIWAIDKLQVWLDKIYAPVEDTNHLKRLKRSNQQSTTRDLKVRHLKGPYLKFESFQRNTRPVFVELPVWPTLNFYGDPGSCPFNTKRREKLEKLRKEVKENREGIQHINQEEDKEMTRRPRTTTRTRRTEQLVSGYCEICRISYRDLSKHVQSDQHLSFVQNDDNFLSLDTLINAGANVEAFLKLNRTKNIEKDCKLFSNGDRNLHDPVLPEGQVNRDTKSLGDFDVEDAKMGQCNGNSRNLNLKLSSPHNLRTRSRHESGHLLRSKGSPWHEVDKTEKFYDKLEGFTIKKRAKGTIWIEEDDPEDDFAQEDELKDPKHDDYKIKTFATELEETCTEEKNCNIMCNKRKDLNNQVVQRTITCAPREDISTTECIKQDRSPIKSRNYEQINGSIRNDCSENNLSAKDNDFETCKIPKADSLKELNCKEQFGNASSTRKMSEEREVNGENVVCNGHTIKVEQKVKASNDAEKNEAKEDKPRYMKTGRRGGRSTRGRQRLSVEERLIEDNRAYYKVEVLGSKLRSSVMSNNNSQCTVQKDGDSEEKKEVPSSEKPVVVRFKRVRKSELSLLSDEAESFMFGELKREDSSEISDGEQSSVLPRDTESECNGTANSICPSSSFDSSLPIKSEVVEEDSQDSIANVGRARKRRRTQAEALIKDNVDYYKFETPGSRLRYQAPLTGIKEPMTEQTDKPEETAETAEKDVEKMYPSKPSPEVEKMQFSFEAIPKSEPWYQTYQRQDNGAEFWHYFSEGDTKKPFLLPYEIENFHEILLKNQNRNESKKKGRGRSVGCVGRSPRKSPRCHASTLAIMSTIIRKREQQQHTSVSCTLDECHSVRSRTNTPKPDHKLESKSDIDEELKEMVKTIDEMLNADNLGLADSFELDTQMELNPDEPNIPKGPPSNLLELLDSCHEITNCLENSSCASSECGEGNIESPLKRRKKRKNRTGWPGNKMKRKLQSKPLTDDCESLLDKERKNVQVTNSASRLTEEATRLAQEEHALGFEQRKEDGRLFETYSSTTCQETEKKDQNMELLDNSALHMNAEACIDSIASDICNDSDFALNEDYAFRKNLSESEEISENDPGNDENHENVFRKDVNSMSERRFISKTAIKKRQRDNASSETCETRVDLEKHDILCRKDSESGIIHRKHHRSNELARKRQQKNHPENSDTEIGHHDNAYKKKVTSRKRMYPKKRAKKNNVTSDVVFDDENCKKDSYLSINCKKQSLKSVKRQTDTMSSEARDSDVECALSGRVSPTIMASSELKQRRSSIEFQPVVRMMKIDDKVETDHSILSVTIASNRRLRSSSSSRSNTQPPKKRLKTNRGQFGRWLKNS
- the LOC100881410 gene encoding uncharacterized protein LOC100881410 isoform X2, translated to MLERALTQPQQCSVDPLYNAQSWGIPIWAIDKLQVWLDKIYAPVEDTNHLKRLKRSNQQSTTRDLKVRHLKGPYLKFESFQRNTRPVFVELPVWPTLNFYGDPGSCPFNTKRREKLEKLRKEVKENREGIQHINQEEDKEMTRRPRTTTRTRRTEQLVSGYCEICRISYRDLSKHVQSDQHLSFVQNDDNFLSLDTLINAGANVEAFLKLNRTKNIEKDCKLFSNGDRNLHDPVLPEGQVNRDTKSLGDFDVEDAKMGQCNGNSRNLNLKLSSPHNLRTRSRHESGHLLRSKGSPWHEVDKTEKFYDKLEGFTIKKRAKGTIWIEEDDPEDDFAQEDELKDPKHDDYKIKTFATELEETCTEEKNCNIMCNKRKDLNNQVVQRTITCAPREDISTTECIKQDRSPIKSRNYEQINGSIRNDCSENNLSAKDNDFETCKIPKADSLKELNCKEQFGNASSTRKMSEEREVNGENVVCNGHTIKVEQKVKASNDAEKNEAKEDKPRYMKTGRRGGRSTRGRQRLSVEERLIEDNRAYYKVEVLGSKLRSSVMSNNNSQCTVQKDGDSEEKKEVPSSEKPVVVRFKRVRKSELSLLSDEAESFMFGELKREDSSEISDGEQSSVLPRDTESECNGTANSICPSSSFDSSLPIKSEVVEEDSQDSIANVGRARKRRRTQAEALIKDNVDYYKFETPGSRLRYQAPLTGIKEPMTEQTDKPEETAETAEKDVEKMYPSKPSPEVEKMQFSFEAIPKSEPWYQTYQRQDNGAEFWHYFSEGDTKKPFLLPYEIENFHEILLKNQNRNESKKKGRGRSVGCVGRSPRKSPRCHASTLAIMSTIIRKREQQQHTSVSCTLDECHSVRSRTNTPKPDHKLESKSDIDEELKEMVKTIDEMLNADNLGLADSFELDTQMELNPDEPNIPKGPPSNLLELLDSCHEITNCLENSSCASSECGEGNIESPLKRRKKRKNRTGWPGNKMKRKLQSKPLTDDCESLLDKERKNVQVTNSASRLTEEATRLAQEEHALGFEQRKEDGRLFETYSSTTCQETEKKDQNMELLDNSALHMNAEACIDSIASDICNDSDFALNEDYAFRKNLSESEEISENDPGNDENHENVFRKDVNSMSERRFISKTAIKKRQRDNASSETCETRVDLEKHDILCRKDSESGIIHRKHHRSNELARKRQQKNHPENSDTEIGHHDNAYKKKVTSRKRMYPKKRAKKNNVTSDVVFDDENCKKDSYLSINCKKQSLKSVKRQTDTMSSEARDSDVECALSGRVSPTIMASSELKQRRSSIEFQPVVRMMKIDDKVETDHSILSVTIASNRRLRSSSSSRSNTQPPKKRLKTNRGQFGRWLKNS
- the LOC100881520 gene encoding mitochondrial translation release factor in rescue, translated to MFTSLKLTSNLKYFLNKNYQLLSYQNSLISVINTDNQIRYKSYKRFLDYTNVPKLEESDLEEQFVKGSGPGGQATNKTSNAVVIKHKPTGLTVKCHETRSLDKNRKIARELLLTKLDNLINGERSLQNQELQLQQKDSLKRKQKQKKLARLKEEFQKRENIK
- the LOC100879765 gene encoding uncharacterized protein LOC100879765; this translates as MAFIIENRQVSEINNKGKEQFLSFEMKEDYSFKYVPESHFKHIVKNVQRQRRKEDEERIWTSFIKEQELNNFGFCKQDGHRSMLNVKDLLQENIQDVDTELKRLQEDALPERNKRIHNNKSGIRREKIHIEANQSKSDSPKEKLLIKDKSNAGTNVSIPISREDNVSPYKESEGFKKISRSKTKKSRSDSLIMQKKYYTNELLRATNHFENNSDSDSSNNKDDVVYIQPDPFMIQKILSMQKKVAELLNEISFRLCRIPLPDGDNDLKRRQQQTVEFAIWFSRNYLYNLNRLVTSIQRHIRIVSSRVGLNRHKNIALHQDMIRQKLITAHQLLVQALNAYCKHIPNSILESHCTKLRDVLQVVYDLGDICDKVEISANYFCSGDTTITSLGKDLREKCDTILSNLKLSLENKNRLPQYKNSESTVTLAPVSSRHKGHVNRKNLSGRLSMYNMDVKISKNNQKKKNILRRKSYTCQKETKNNVVESKNLYVQHCSVPELLYPSPVSCTSSSKEIVQTGSMKNASCLKEDEIKTMMDGVSLDSEHDSNRNTHTKYKNVEQPTATRKKSSVDICQSKHTKKKEICQKVEDVTNDDDLFKKVTAISKEHLATLAPVLSGLVTLVSKKKIESKEKPVSETSVEALIEFLQKYQSPKDSDTKAPLTDEDSDQYDSKLNGSSNVQKQDANVRLICMSSTDKISKTTQCNVSCQADCETTLKDNDDKKTANTKDKVMLTVSKETELQFLSYRLEYQKQCQSKPMYSSNTQNKPWNIVAWISDKLIEELITEITTELQMNECSANEDRLGHLLSSNSYANINK